From Haloglomus litoreum, the proteins below share one genomic window:
- a CDS encoding acetyl-CoA hydrolase/transferase C-terminal domain-containing protein, which translates to MEPVNARFSGDVPVVDAVEAASFVGTNATMAVSGFGSVGYPKAVPREIRDAAEDYGLTVISGGSLGAEIDTDLVEAGAIDRRFPYQAQAASRNAINDGRIHFHDRHVSPLADEVAFGQYGTVDVAVVEAVAVGPDWLVPSTALGPTPAYVAAAERLIVEVNEAQPLGLQALHDVYRPSSPPHRDPIPLTDPGGRIGGAKIRFEPEKLAAVVRTEAPDSPYEFRDPTGPDLSIADNLVEFLYAELERNPVLAESVALQFGVGSLGNALMGAFESVDFGDRDVVYFGEVMQDGLLDMLDAGNLEAASAASLALSTEGQERLFDDIDRYKESVVLRPSDISNSPELIRRFGVVAVNSGLEVDVYGHVNSTHLNGSHVVNGIGGSGDFIRNAHLSVVTLQSTAAGGDISRIVPMVPHVDHTEHDVSIVVTEQGVADLRGLDPRERAETLVEHCAHPEYRPDLRAYLDRAAATGGHIPHDLETALSWHADR; encoded by the coding sequence ATGGAGCCTGTGAACGCGCGGTTCAGCGGTGACGTTCCGGTCGTCGACGCGGTGGAGGCGGCTTCGTTCGTCGGAACGAACGCGACGATGGCCGTCAGCGGCTTCGGCAGTGTCGGCTACCCGAAGGCGGTCCCCCGAGAGATCCGGGACGCCGCCGAGGACTACGGACTGACAGTCATCAGTGGCGGCAGCCTCGGCGCCGAGATCGACACGGACCTCGTCGAGGCCGGCGCCATCGACCGCCGGTTCCCCTACCAGGCGCAGGCGGCCTCGCGCAACGCCATCAACGACGGGCGGATCCACTTCCACGACCGGCACGTCTCCCCGCTCGCCGACGAGGTCGCCTTCGGGCAGTACGGCACCGTCGACGTCGCGGTCGTCGAGGCGGTCGCGGTCGGCCCCGACTGGCTCGTCCCGAGCACCGCGCTCGGCCCGACGCCCGCGTACGTGGCGGCCGCCGAGCGGTTGATCGTCGAGGTCAACGAGGCACAGCCCCTCGGGCTCCAGGCGCTCCACGACGTCTACCGGCCGTCCTCCCCGCCCCACCGTGACCCCATCCCACTGACCGACCCGGGCGGGCGGATCGGGGGCGCGAAGATCCGGTTCGAGCCCGAGAAACTCGCGGCGGTCGTCCGGACCGAGGCCCCCGACAGCCCGTACGAGTTCCGCGACCCGACCGGGCCCGACCTTTCTATCGCCGACAACCTCGTCGAGTTCCTCTACGCGGAGCTGGAGCGCAATCCCGTGCTGGCGGAGTCGGTCGCGCTCCAGTTCGGCGTCGGGTCGCTCGGCAACGCGCTGATGGGGGCGTTCGAGTCCGTCGACTTCGGCGACCGGGACGTCGTCTACTTCGGCGAGGTCATGCAGGACGGGCTGCTGGACATGCTCGACGCGGGCAACCTCGAGGCGGCCAGTGCCGCCTCGCTGGCCCTCTCGACCGAGGGGCAGGAGCGACTGTTCGACGACATCGACCGGTACAAGGAGTCCGTGGTGCTTCGCCCGTCGGATATCTCCAACAGCCCGGAGCTGATACGCCGGTTCGGTGTCGTGGCGGTCAACTCCGGCCTCGAGGTGGACGTCTACGGCCACGTCAACTCCACCCACCTGAACGGCTCGCACGTCGTCAACGGCATCGGCGGGAGCGGCGACTTCATCCGCAACGCGCACCTCTCGGTCGTCACGCTGCAGTCGACCGCCGCCGGTGGCGACATCTCCCGCATCGTCCCGATGGTCCCGCACGTCGACCACACGGAGCACGACGTCTCCATCGTCGTGACCGAACAGGGCGTCGCCGACCTCCGGGGACTGGACCCCCGGGAACGGGCCGAGACGCTGGTCGAACACTGTGCCCATCCGGAGTACCGTCCCGACCTCCGCGCGTACCTCGACCGCGCGGCGGCGACCGGCGGTCACATCCCCCACGACCTCGAGACGGCGCTCTCCTGGCACGCCGACCGCTGA
- a CDS encoding MaoC family dehydratase, which produces MDDSDSPPEKRLVSGWQGRYYEDFEVGDIYKHPYGRTITETDDVWLTNVTMNLNPMHFNEAYAAETEFGERLVNGLVVIATAVGMSVIDISQNATANLGYDEVRHHGPMFHGDTLFAESEVIEKRESDSRDHVGIVRTALRGYNQDDELVLSLKRTPMVLKREYADPTPEQPPGWPAGVGTTRTDIA; this is translated from the coding sequence ATGGACGATTCCGACAGCCCCCCCGAGAAGCGACTGGTGTCCGGCTGGCAGGGCCGGTACTACGAGGACTTCGAGGTCGGCGACATCTACAAGCACCCGTACGGTCGGACGATCACCGAGACGGACGACGTCTGGTTGACGAACGTGACGATGAACCTCAACCCGATGCACTTCAACGAGGCGTACGCCGCCGAGACGGAGTTCGGCGAGCGGCTGGTCAACGGGCTCGTCGTCATCGCGACCGCGGTCGGGATGAGCGTCATCGACATCTCGCAGAACGCGACGGCCAACCTCGGCTACGACGAGGTCCGTCACCACGGGCCCATGTTCCACGGGGATACGCTGTTCGCGGAGAGCGAGGTCATCGAGAAGCGCGAGTCCGACTCCCGGGACCACGTCGGAATCGTCCGGACCGCACTTCGCGGCTACAACCAGGACGACGAACTCGTCCTCTCGTTGAAACGGACCCCGATGGTGCTCAAGCGCGAGTACGCCGACCCGACTCCGGAGCAGCCGCCCGGGTGGCCGGCCGGTGTCGGGACCACGCGGACGGACATCGCGTGA
- a CDS encoding acyl-CoA dehydrogenase family protein: protein MGQLLSAMQTVELSEGQRLVQKSIREICEDFGDEYWRERDRREEYPTEFVDTLAEEGWLGALVPEEYGGPGMTTSEVVVMMEEIAASGGGFAAAQAIHGGIYNVPPIVNYGSEAMKEDLLPRLARGEASIQSLGLTEPNAGSDSTSIETSATRDGDEYVIDGQKIWISRVDATDYIVLMARTTPKSEVEKRTQGISMFLVDVDDIQSQGSFEMRSIPKTATGAVHSYELWFEGARVPAENLIGEEGRGFYQVLDGLNEERLVIAAECIGLGEAAIMAGVDYANDREVFDRPIGKNQAIQHPLAEAFAHLMAAKQVVYGATERIHDADRSMAGVQANMAKYLAAESAFEAADIAVQAHGGFGVAREYDVERYMREARLTRLVPITQELALNYLGTNALGLPRSY, encoded by the coding sequence ATGGGACAGCTACTGTCGGCTATGCAGACCGTAGAACTATCCGAGGGTCAGCGGCTCGTCCAGAAGAGCATCAGGGAGATCTGCGAGGACTTCGGCGACGAGTACTGGCGCGAGCGCGACCGCCGCGAGGAGTATCCGACCGAGTTCGTCGACACGCTTGCGGAGGAGGGCTGGCTGGGCGCGCTGGTCCCCGAGGAGTACGGTGGGCCGGGGATGACGACGAGCGAGGTCGTCGTCATGATGGAGGAGATCGCCGCGAGCGGCGGCGGGTTCGCGGCGGCACAGGCGATCCACGGCGGCATCTACAACGTCCCGCCGATCGTCAACTACGGGAGCGAGGCGATGAAGGAGGACCTGCTCCCGCGGCTCGCCCGCGGCGAGGCCAGCATCCAGTCGCTCGGGCTGACCGAGCCCAACGCCGGGTCGGACTCGACCTCCATCGAGACCTCGGCCACCCGGGACGGGGACGAGTACGTGATCGACGGCCAGAAGATCTGGATCTCCCGGGTCGACGCCACGGACTACATCGTCCTGATGGCCCGGACGACCCCGAAGTCGGAGGTCGAGAAGCGGACCCAGGGCATCTCGATGTTCCTGGTCGACGTCGACGACATCCAGTCCCAGGGCAGCTTCGAGATGCGGTCCATCCCGAAGACGGCCACCGGTGCCGTCCACTCCTACGAGCTCTGGTTCGAGGGCGCCCGCGTCCCCGCCGAGAACCTCATCGGCGAGGAGGGTCGTGGCTTCTACCAGGTCCTCGACGGGCTGAACGAGGAGCGGCTCGTGATCGCCGCCGAGTGCATCGGGCTCGGTGAGGCGGCCATCATGGCCGGGGTCGACTACGCCAACGACCGCGAGGTGTTCGACCGCCCCATCGGGAAGAACCAGGCCATCCAGCACCCGCTGGCGGAGGCGTTCGCGCACCTGATGGCGGCGAAGCAGGTCGTCTACGGGGCGACCGAGCGCATCCACGACGCCGACCGCAGCATGGCGGGCGTGCAGGCCAACATGGCGAAGTACCTCGCCGCGGAGTCGGCGTTCGAGGCCGCGGACATCGCCGTCCAGGCCCACGGCGGCTTCGGCGTGGCCCGCGAGTACGACGTCGAACGCTACATGCGCGAGGCGCGCCTGACCCGCCTCGTGCCCATCACGCAGGAGCTCGCCCTCAACTACCTCGGGACGAACGCGCTGGGGCTCCCCCGGTCGTACTGA
- a CDS encoding IclR family transcriptional regulator yields MEHHGTQGGQVKSVERAMEIVETVMEMEGAGVSELAAELDMAKSTVHGYLTTLHRLGYLVKEGESYQIGTRFLRFGEYSRTRKPEYGMAAKKVTELAEETEERSQFVIEELGRGVFLYRESGAHAVETGSGTGKRMHLHSTSAGKAILAHLPDETVDEILDRWGLPAVTPATITDEGALRDELADIRDRGFALNREENIEGLHAVGVPVQLQDGTVIGALSISGPTHRLKGEYLLDDLPDLLLGTANELELNITYS; encoded by the coding sequence ATGGAGCACCACGGGACACAGGGCGGGCAGGTGAAATCGGTCGAGCGGGCGATGGAGATCGTGGAGACGGTCATGGAGATGGAGGGAGCGGGTGTCTCGGAACTCGCAGCCGAACTCGACATGGCCAAGAGCACCGTCCACGGGTACCTCACGACACTCCACCGGCTGGGCTACCTGGTCAAGGAGGGCGAGAGCTACCAGATCGGAACCCGATTCCTCCGGTTCGGCGAGTACTCGCGCACCCGCAAGCCCGAGTACGGGATGGCAGCCAAGAAGGTCACCGAGCTGGCCGAGGAGACCGAGGAGCGGTCGCAGTTCGTCATCGAGGAGCTGGGCCGTGGCGTGTTCCTCTACCGGGAGTCGGGTGCGCACGCGGTCGAGACGGGGTCGGGAACCGGCAAGCGGATGCACCTCCACTCCACCTCCGCCGGGAAGGCCATCCTCGCCCACCTGCCCGACGAGACCGTCGACGAGATACTCGACCGCTGGGGTCTGCCCGCGGTGACGCCGGCGACGATTACCGACGAGGGGGCGCTGCGCGACGAACTCGCCGACATCCGCGACCGCGGGTTCGCCCTCAACCGCGAGGAGAACATCGAGGGGCTCCACGCTGTCGGGGTTCCGGTCCAGCTGCAGGACGGGACGGTGATCGGCGCCCTCTCCATCTCCGGTCCCACGCACCGGCTGAAGGGGGAGTACCTCCTCGACGACCTCCCGGACCTCCTCCTCGGGACCGCGAACGAACTCGAACTGAACATCACCTACTCGTAG
- a CDS encoding archaea-specific SMC-related protein — translation MSELLQQDMEVSVENIGGIDETTVALSPGVTVLTGRNATNRTSFLQALMAVLGSDNATLKGDADRGEVTLRTDDAAYSRTLVGSGDGVTFRGDPYLDDPEVADTFAFLLEANPARRAVVRNDDLRELIMRPVDTDAIEAEIRSLTREKQRIDEEIEELEAEFERLPELETQLADLEEAVESKRAELESERAELAAAEADVEEQREVKAELEETLEALNDARSELSETRRSIGVEREALEMLEADLAEHREELAAMPDAPMGEHAELEAEIGRLRTEASDIDSQINDLQSVIQFNRDMLEGDAPEVLSEFGDGPEGADAVTDQLVAPGTVTCWTCGSEVEEGEIERTLQVLRDVNEEKYSERTEIRDRIEELESRRKELERQQQERERLESRIAEAEAEVETREGTVTELQGRKAELLDEVESLEAAVESLQEEDYSEILDRHRAVNQLEFELSRVESELSETRSEIEAIEAIEDNRDDLAERREELASELADRRTQVDRIEADAVEQFNGHMDAILGILEYRNIERVWIERRERTVREGRSKTRKSTFDLHIVRSSDSGTVYEDTIDHLSESEREVVGLIFALAGYLVHDLNDEVPFMLLDSMEALDSARIAALVEYFERFVDTIVIALLPEDAAALDERYERVTDI, via the coding sequence ATGAGTGAACTACTGCAGCAGGACATGGAGGTGTCCGTCGAGAACATCGGCGGCATCGACGAGACGACCGTCGCGCTCTCCCCGGGGGTCACCGTCCTCACCGGCCGCAACGCCACGAACCGGACGTCGTTCCTGCAGGCCCTCATGGCGGTGCTGGGGAGCGACAACGCGACGCTCAAGGGGGATGCCGACCGGGGCGAGGTGACGTTGCGGACCGACGACGCTGCGTACTCGCGGACGCTGGTCGGGAGCGGGGATGGGGTCACGTTCCGGGGGGACCCCTACCTCGACGACCCGGAGGTCGCGGACACCTTCGCGTTCCTCCTGGAGGCCAACCCCGCACGGCGTGCGGTCGTCCGCAACGACGACCTGCGGGAGCTCATCATGCGGCCGGTCGATACCGACGCCATCGAGGCCGAGATACGGTCGCTGACCCGGGAGAAACAGCGCATCGACGAGGAGATCGAGGAGCTGGAGGCGGAGTTCGAGCGCCTGCCGGAGCTGGAGACACAGCTCGCCGACCTCGAGGAGGCGGTCGAGTCGAAGCGGGCGGAGCTCGAGTCCGAGCGGGCGGAGCTGGCGGCGGCCGAGGCGGATGTCGAGGAGCAACGGGAGGTGAAAGCGGAGCTGGAGGAGACGCTGGAGGCGCTCAACGACGCCCGCTCGGAGCTTTCGGAGACCCGCCGGAGCATCGGGGTCGAACGGGAGGCACTCGAGATGCTCGAGGCGGACCTCGCGGAGCACCGCGAGGAGCTGGCGGCGATGCCCGACGCGCCGATGGGCGAGCACGCGGAGCTGGAGGCGGAGATCGGCAGGCTCCGAACGGAGGCCTCGGACATCGACTCGCAGATCAACGACCTGCAGAGCGTCATCCAGTTCAACCGTGATATGCTCGAGGGGGACGCGCCCGAGGTCCTGTCGGAGTTCGGGGACGGGCCCGAGGGGGCGGACGCCGTGACCGACCAGCTCGTCGCGCCCGGTACGGTGACCTGCTGGACGTGCGGCTCCGAGGTCGAGGAGGGGGAGATCGAGCGGACCCTCCAGGTCCTCCGGGACGTGAACGAGGAGAAGTACAGCGAGCGGACGGAGATCAGGGACCGCATCGAGGAGCTGGAATCCCGGCGGAAGGAACTGGAGCGACAGCAACAGGAGCGCGAGCGGCTGGAGTCACGGATCGCGGAGGCGGAGGCGGAGGTCGAGACCCGGGAGGGGACCGTCACGGAGCTGCAGGGGCGGAAGGCGGAGCTGCTCGACGAGGTCGAGTCCCTCGAGGCGGCGGTCGAATCCCTGCAGGAGGAGGACTACAGCGAAATCCTGGACCGACACCGGGCGGTCAACCAGCTCGAGTTCGAGCTGTCACGGGTCGAGTCGGAGCTCTCGGAGACCCGGTCCGAGATCGAGGCCATCGAGGCCATCGAGGACAACCGGGACGACCTGGCGGAGCGGCGCGAGGAACTCGCGTCCGAGCTCGCGGACCGCCGGACCCAGGTCGACCGCATCGAGGCCGACGCCGTCGAGCAGTTCAACGGGCACATGGATGCGATACTCGGCATCCTCGAGTACCGGAACATCGAGCGGGTCTGGATCGAGCGCCGGGAACGGACGGTCCGTGAGGGGCGCTCGAAGACCCGGAAGAGCACGTTCGACCTCCACATCGTCCGGAGCTCCGACAGCGGTACCGTGTACGAGGACACCATCGACCACCTCTCGGAGAGCGAACGGGAGGTGGTCGGTCTCATCTTCGCGCTCGCGGGCTACCTCGTCCACGACCTGAACGACGAGGTCCCGTTCATGCTGCTGGACTCGATGGAGGCGCTCGACAGCGCCCGCATCGCCGCACTGGTCGAGTACTTCGAGCGGTTCGTCGACACCATCGTCATCGCGCTCCTCCCCGAGGACGCCGCCGCCCTCGACGAGCGGTACGAGCGTGTGACCGACATCTGA
- the rdfA gene encoding rod-determining factor RdfA: protein MSDSGNDAAGTSRRSKVQRLIDQYELGDYGAQLERAWTAGEDRRSLRQLADEFNVRILATKLVDAGAEPLEGEATNMYRLLTEDDVSSGVRRQTEARLEQHGLDPATVREEFVSHTSIHTYLTKWRDASPPTDDADRGPTVRDRINRLETRLTAVAEQGIDSLENAGEVRVGDMDVIVETRAHCRGCGRRYRVGELLERGGCHCGPA from the coding sequence ATGAGCGATTCGGGGAACGACGCTGCCGGGACTTCGAGGCGGAGCAAGGTCCAGCGTCTCATCGACCAGTACGAGCTAGGCGACTACGGCGCCCAGCTCGAACGCGCGTGGACGGCCGGGGAGGACCGGCGGAGCCTCAGGCAGCTCGCCGACGAGTTCAACGTCCGTATCCTGGCCACGAAGCTCGTGGATGCGGGCGCCGAACCCCTGGAGGGCGAGGCGACGAACATGTACCGGCTCCTCACCGAGGACGACGTGAGCAGTGGTGTCCGCCGGCAGACGGAGGCCCGCCTCGAACAGCACGGGCTCGACCCCGCGACGGTCCGCGAGGAGTTCGTCTCGCATACGTCCATCCACACCTACCTCACGAAGTGGCGTGACGCCTCACCGCCGACCGATGACGCCGACCGGGGCCCTACCGTTCGGGATCGGATCAACCGGCTGGAGACGCGACTCACGGCCGTCGCCGAGCAGGGTATCGACTCGCTCGAGAACGCGGGCGAGGTGAGGGTCGGCGACATGGACGTCATCGTCGAGACCCGGGCGCACTGTCGGGGCTGTGGTCGCCGATACCGGGTCGGCGAACTCCTCGAGCGGGGCGGATGTCACTGTGGGCCGGCCTGA
- a CDS encoding SCP2 sterol-binding domain-containing protein, which translates to MAKQFPSDEWFDELEDRLNANETYGEQAEGYGVDFNGDYIFTVEAGDGLAETYHYFIGLEDGDCTGTRRVDNPAEVDNGFELSGPYANWKALVRGEMGAIEGIMGGDFELDGSMNTLLKYQDAATTFVETCSEIETEFV; encoded by the coding sequence ATGGCAAAGCAATTTCCAAGCGACGAGTGGTTCGATGAACTGGAGGACCGACTGAATGCGAACGAGACCTACGGCGAGCAGGCCGAGGGGTACGGGGTCGACTTCAACGGCGACTACATCTTCACCGTCGAGGCCGGTGATGGGCTCGCCGAGACCTACCACTACTTCATCGGCCTGGAGGACGGTGACTGCACCGGGACCCGCCGGGTGGACAACCCGGCCGAGGTCGACAACGGCTTCGAGCTCTCGGGCCCGTACGCGAACTGGAAGGCGCTCGTCCGCGGCGAGATGGGTGCCATCGAGGGAATCATGGGGGGTGACTTCGAACTCGACGGGAGCATGAACACCCTCCTCAAGTACCAGGACGCGGCGACGACGTTCGTCGAGACCTGCTCCGAGATCGAGACTGAGTTCGTGTGA
- a CDS encoding AMP-binding protein, whose product MSRAVTEEYETVISLLADRAASIGDGPLVHTADRTYSYRDLHRDSNAVANTLVDRGIEPGEHVCTFLENRPEYLAAWFGIAKAGAVMVPLNTDLRDDGLAYVLRDAEPTTIILDNSTRGNYETVRSDERVETEFLLGESTMGSPYEPFAALLDGERAVGPDRTRRGSDPMSIIYTSGTTGKPKGVILPHYSYINTGRVFVDTVVSSVSGSDHRAFTTLPLSHCNAQQTTVTGSILAASDFALAAEFDPERFWDQIRRHDATVFNYIGTMITNLHNADERPDDADNPAVFGIGADAPPAVIDEFEPRFDVQLVEGYGLTETATVAALNPIDAPRRGSIGKPLPWTEIEIVDEEDRPLPPGEEGEIVVRPLEPNAFMLGYHNQPEGTVDAWQNLWFHTGDIGYKDEDGYFYFVDRKAYAIRQPGGNISSYEVESVLSDHPDLKEAAVFGVPVDGGSEAVKAVVVAKPGRTPNPVDIVDYCDGKLAYFKVPRFIDIRDELPKTTTERVKKYELMGERNEDVWDRERGYELKR is encoded by the coding sequence ATGAGTCGAGCCGTGACTGAGGAGTACGAGACCGTCATCTCTCTCCTCGCCGACCGGGCAGCCAGCATCGGTGACGGACCGCTGGTCCACACCGCGGACCGGACCTACAGCTACCGGGACCTCCACCGTGACTCGAACGCGGTGGCGAACACGCTCGTCGACCGGGGGATCGAACCGGGCGAGCACGTCTGCACCTTCCTCGAGAACCGGCCAGAGTACCTCGCGGCCTGGTTCGGCATCGCCAAGGCCGGGGCGGTCATGGTCCCGCTGAACACCGACCTGCGGGATGACGGACTGGCGTACGTCCTCCGCGACGCCGAGCCGACGACGATTATCCTGGACAACTCGACCCGGGGGAACTACGAGACCGTCCGGAGCGACGAGCGGGTCGAGACGGAGTTCCTGCTCGGCGAGTCGACCATGGGCTCCCCGTACGAGCCGTTCGCGGCGCTGCTCGACGGCGAGCGGGCCGTCGGGCCGGACCGGACTCGGCGGGGCTCGGACCCGATGTCGATCATCTACACGAGCGGGACCACCGGGAAGCCGAAGGGGGTGATCCTCCCGCACTACTCGTACATCAACACCGGTCGCGTGTTCGTCGACACGGTGGTCTCCTCGGTCTCGGGGTCGGACCACCGCGCGTTCACCACGCTCCCGCTGTCGCACTGCAACGCCCAGCAGACGACCGTGACGGGGTCGATCCTGGCAGCGAGCGACTTCGCGCTGGCCGCGGAGTTCGACCCCGAGCGGTTCTGGGACCAGATCCGACGGCACGACGCGACCGTGTTCAACTACATCGGGACGATGATCACCAACCTCCACAACGCCGATGAGCGCCCGGACGACGCCGACAATCCGGCGGTGTTCGGCATCGGCGCCGACGCGCCGCCGGCGGTGATCGACGAGTTCGAACCTCGCTTCGACGTCCAGCTGGTCGAGGGCTACGGGCTCACCGAGACGGCGACGGTGGCCGCGCTCAACCCCATCGATGCCCCGCGGCGGGGTAGCATCGGCAAGCCGCTCCCCTGGACGGAGATCGAGATCGTCGACGAGGAGGACCGGCCGCTCCCGCCCGGCGAGGAGGGCGAGATCGTCGTTCGCCCGCTCGAACCGAACGCGTTCATGCTGGGCTACCACAACCAGCCCGAGGGGACCGTCGACGCCTGGCAGAACCTCTGGTTCCACACCGGTGACATCGGCTACAAGGACGAGGACGGCTACTTCTACTTCGTCGACCGGAAGGCGTACGCCATCCGCCAGCCGGGCGGGAACATCTCCTCCTACGAGGTCGAGAGCGTCCTCAGCGACCATCCCGACCTGAAGGAGGCGGCGGTGTTCGGCGTCCCCGTCGACGGGGGGTCCGAGGCGGTGAAGGCGGTGGTCGTCGCGAAGCCGGGCCGGACCCCGAACCCGGTCGACATCGTGGACTACTGCGACGGCAAGCTGGCCTACTTCAAGGTCCCGCGGTTCATCGACATCCGCGACGAACTCCCGAAGACGACGACCGAGCGCGTCAAGAAGTACGAGCTGATGGGCGAGCGCAACGAGGACGTGTGGGACCGCGAGCGTGGCTACGAGCTCAAGCGGTGA
- a CDS encoding class I adenylate-forming enzyme family protein, protein MPAESGSTTSRQGSIEQTGTATTLTDALIDSLDRFADRVAVRVDGQEYTYRELDKRSNAVANALVARGVEPGDRVALMMSNCLGYVIADLALLKAGAVKLPLNDMLTEDEFEYMLRDSGAGTVIAGPEFVDTLASLADAVDTVERGFVIEAEDDRFESLADLEAEGDTTTAPDVTVRPEDPSGHFYTGGTTGDPKGVVHSHDNFLQNMYAHITELDLTGSDTLLLMTPLPHSAGAFLWAALLVGAKSVIRPGFDPGQALADIEEYDVTWTFLVPTMIYTVLDHPDLGTTDTSSLETLVYGAAPMTPARLREGLDEFGTVFTQFYGQTEVPNLITVLGKQEHRIAIEQGEEQRLGSAGQPALMADVKIVDTETGERQPPGTEGEILATAPYVMDEYWELPEKTAETVEDGWVHTGDVGKRDEDGYVYLLDRKSNMIISGGMNVYSTDVEDVLVTHPGVSQVAVIGVPDEKWGEAVTAIIVPDDESVTAEDIHAFADEELADYKRPKHVEFQDELPQTPYGKIDKKALREPFWEDSDREIN, encoded by the coding sequence ATGCCGGCCGAAAGCGGCAGTACCACCAGTCGTCAGGGTAGCATCGAGCAGACGGGTACGGCGACGACACTCACCGACGCGCTGATCGACAGCCTCGACCGGTTCGCCGACCGTGTGGCCGTCAGGGTCGACGGCCAGGAGTACACCTACCGCGAACTCGACAAGCGGTCGAACGCGGTGGCGAACGCGCTCGTCGCACGCGGGGTCGAACCCGGTGACCGGGTCGCGCTGATGATGTCGAACTGTCTCGGCTACGTGATTGCGGACCTGGCCCTCCTGAAGGCGGGCGCGGTGAAGCTTCCGCTCAACGATATGCTGACCGAGGACGAGTTCGAGTACATGCTCCGGGACTCCGGGGCCGGTACCGTCATCGCCGGTCCGGAGTTCGTCGACACGCTCGCGTCGCTGGCCGACGCCGTCGACACCGTCGAGCGCGGGTTCGTCATCGAGGCCGAGGACGACCGGTTCGAGTCGCTGGCCGACCTAGAGGCCGAGGGTGACACCACGACCGCCCCGGACGTGACCGTTCGCCCCGAGGACCCGTCCGGTCACTTCTACACCGGCGGCACCACCGGTGACCCGAAGGGCGTCGTCCACTCACACGACAACTTCCTGCAGAACATGTACGCCCACATCACCGAGCTGGACCTGACGGGGAGCGACACGCTGCTCCTGATGACGCCGCTGCCCCACTCGGCGGGGGCGTTCCTGTGGGCGGCGCTGCTGGTCGGGGCGAAGTCGGTCATCCGGCCCGGGTTCGACCCCGGGCAGGCGCTCGCCGATATCGAAGAGTACGACGTGACCTGGACGTTCCTCGTCCCGACGATGATCTACACGGTGCTGGACCACCCGGACCTGGGGACGACGGACACGTCGTCGCTGGAGACGCTGGTCTACGGCGCCGCGCCGATGACGCCGGCCCGACTCCGCGAGGGGCTCGACGAGTTCGGCACCGTGTTCACGCAGTTCTACGGGCAGACCGAGGTGCCGAACCTCATCACCGTCCTCGGGAAACAGGAGCACCGCATCGCCATCGAGCAGGGCGAGGAACAGCGGCTCGGCTCCGCCGGTCAGCCGGCGTTGATGGCGGACGTGAAGATCGTCGATACGGAGACCGGCGAGCGCCAGCCCCCCGGCACGGAGGGCGAGATCCTGGCGACCGCGCCGTACGTCATGGACGAGTACTGGGAACTACCGGAGAAGACCGCCGAGACGGTCGAGGACGGCTGGGTCCACACCGGCGACGTGGGCAAGCGCGACGAGGACGGCTACGTCTACCTCCTCGACCGGAAGAGCAACATGATCATCTCCGGCGGGATGAACGTCTATAGCACCGATGTCGAGGACGTGCTGGTCACGCATCCGGGCGTGTCGCAGGTTGCCGTCATCGGGGTGCCCGACGAGAAGTGGGGCGAGGCGGTGACCGCCATCATCGTCCCCGACGACGAGTCCGTCACGGCCGAGGACATCCACGCGTTCGCCGACGAGGAGCTGGCCGACTACAAGCGCCCGAAACACGTCGAGTTCCAGGACGAGCTGCCACAGACCCCGTACGGGAAGATCGACAAGAAGGCGCTCCGGGAGCCGTTCTGGGAGGATTCGGATCGGGAGATCAACTGA